CATTTCCAAGGTGAGACTTCTTGTATGACTTGTCAGCCCACCGCTGGGTTCTGCGATGAGACTTGAGCTTGCGCCCAGCTCCCATTCCACGTGTCTTCCTGTAAAATGGTTACTAATCATGAGAACCACGTCGCAAAAAACAAATTCAATGGAAACCAATGTTCCCAAAATCAGTTAACTTGTGCTTAATAAAGGAGTAGTATTTAGTTGAGAATTGCTTTGGAGAAAAAGAGATATGATCCACAACGAAATAGTATGTCTAATTTGGCTAATCTTTAGAGAATGATCCTTTCTGTATCAAACTATGATCATTGTAAACATAAACCAGTCGATTTCAAGTGTGCTTGACTTGATACCAAATACTCTTACATCTGACGAAGATTGGTTCTGGACCAAAAGTTCCAATCTCACAATAATCCACATAGATAACTTGCCAATTCAAAGAGTTAACCAACTAGTATAACACAAAAGGAACCTAAGAAATCCTCTGATAACATACTCTTTTTCATTACGAGCTATGAATCAGATTTTACATCTAACACTAAAAGTTGGAGCTAACGAAATTAGACGCCAAGAAAATTTTATTGCAGATTTGAATGAACATCGGCATCAACCACAGTACCACACTCTATCCTTAAATCGATTCAACAAACAGTACTTAAATCATTGCAGACAAACCATAAATAGCCAAACTGAGCAAAAGCTGCTCCAAAGAGCGAAAAGCTAAATCAACAAATATTTCAGAAGAACACGGCTAAATAGAAGGAGAACCACAAAGGTAAATCAGCTACAAATTGACGAAGAAGATGAATTAACACATACCCCATTGTTGGTGAGTCGTGAAAACGTAGGAAGAGATAGTAGCGCCGGAGACGAGGAGTGTGAGCGAGTGGCGTAAAACCCTAGTTAGATGAGTCTATAAATATGGCTCACTTTTTATAAGCCCAATATAAGGAGACTTTTTTGTTGGGCCTTATTACAATTGGGATTTTGGCAAACGTTTAgattttttattacttttattgTAGATTTTACTCGAAATTTATATTTGACTCGATTTTTTTGGTTTTCAGTTCAATTCAGTTTaaattttggggaatttttCGATTTTTGGATTTAGTTCCGATGTATAATAAAGTATATAATATACACCATTAGGATTATACCTAAAACAAACTCTTTTTGTATGGTTTATACAGATAAacgttatttctattttatgaaaattgtaATGTATTGGACTGATACggtatatttttatgttaattttagaaaattaattttctaattttggtttttttggttatttttaGGATATATTTGTGCGATTTCAGTTAGGGTTCAGATTTTGTAGTTTTTATTCcaattttgcatattttttaaatatatttgtgtagttttgatttttcaattCAGATAGGTTTTTATAGTTAGAATTTCGACTTTTCGAGTAACTTCTCGGTTCGATTTTAATTTCCATAAAAttttgatcttttgatttggtTTGGGCAAAATACTAAACCGGAAATTGAATACCCTCTCCTAGTTTCCTGTGTGCATTGGCCTTGAGATATTTCTCATTCATCACAAAATgcaaaatcaatataaaaagcATAACATTAGAAATGTAACTTGTATTTCAAAGATGAAGGGGTCTTAAACCAACTGATTACAAAATACAACAGCTCCAACACCTAACTAATAAACCATACAAAAAATGCAGGTTACTCAAAAtgggatgagagagagagagttcatAACAGATGAGCATACCTATACAAGTTTACTGCTGGTAACTGTCTGCATTAGTTCTCCTGCAAATTTCAGACAAGAATAAACCTATAAAAAGTCACAAATGGATCTGATCAAGAACTGCATTCAATTATTTAGGACAATGAAATGAAACCATAAAGAGCTTTAGTTGTGTTGTCTACTTCTGCCCTTTCTTCAACAACACACCAATCTTCTTCAGCATGTTCCCATTTTTCTTCTTAGGGGACTCATCATCTGTATCTTCTGAGTAAGGCAGCCCTAACTTGCCACCAATTGTGTGGTAGTCCAAGGATCCTATCCTTTCGATGTACTTCCCACTGTTGTTGCCATTGGAGAGTATGGCAGCAGCTGCCTCAGCCGCCTTCCTCCACTGGTCTGACTGCACCTTCAACCTCCTTAACTCAGCCTCCATCTCAGAGTTTGCAGCCTGAGCAGCATCGAGCTCTTCAGTGACCCTCGTGGTTCTTCTGCAGCTTTTATCGGCTTCTTCAGTTAGGTGCCCGAGCTTCATCATGGCCTCTTGTTCAGCTGCTCTTGCTGCCTCTGTTGAAGCAAGGGCCCCGTCGTTTGCCTTGTTTTTCTCCACCTCCCTTTTCAAGATCTCGGATTTGAGCATCTTGTTTTCTTCAGTGATGCTTTGGAGCTGTGTCTCCATCTCTGACAAGCTTGCTTTCAGATCTTCTAGGCCGGATTCTGACTTGTTTAACTCGATTCCTACATTCTTTTCGTTCACATCAAGATTCAGCGAGTTGTTGTCCAATGGAACACTTTGCAATGCCTGTTCCTTTTCAATCAGTTTTTCCTTTAGCTCTTCAATATCAACTTGGGATTCTTTCAACTTTTCCACCAATTCGGATTCTTTCTTCAGCGATTCTGATTTCGAGTGCTTCACTAGCTCGTACGCATCTCTAATCTGCAACGTGCTCTGAAGGTACTGATCTTGATATCTTTTTTCAGCTGCTTCAAGGGCATCCCTCAACTCAGCTGATTCGCGTTTCAGACTATCAACCTCGTGCTCCAACATCTCTGCCTGCTCATGTTTATCCCCACACAAGGACTTAGCATCACTTTCACTTTTAGCAAGATCAGCGCGGAGTTTGCTGGCAAGTTCCTCAAGTGTATTTGCTTTGTTCTTCGACTGATCTAGCTCAGCCAGCAACGAGCTGTAGGATTCCCTGACGTTGCCATGCTCCAACCGCAGAGCTTCCTCTGTAGTCTTGACAACTTCCAGCAGCATTTGAGCTTTGCCAACTTCCTCCATGGCCTGAGCTTCCGATTCTCTGCTATCATTCAACTGGTTCTTGAGATTCTTGACCAACTCGAGAGTTTCCGTAAGCTCGATTCTCAGGCTCTGAATCTCAGCATGAGCGGAGTCAGCATGCCTAGCATGAGAAGTTTGAGACTCAGTAACCCGATCTAATTGTAGCTTAAGCTTCTGAATCTCGTTCAGTGCAGAAGCCAAAGCAGCAGAGTCCATCGAGTGCTGCTTCTGAACAGCCTCCAGTTCTGACTGCCAAACTCTGTCTCGGTCTTGAGAAACTTTACGTAGCTCTTGCAGTCGGGCTTCCTCAGAGTCGGAGAGTTCCTTCAGTTGGTTCTGAGTTTCTTCGAGTTTAGCTGACATAGCTGCAAGCTGCTTCTTAGCTTCCTCCGCCTCCTGCTGAGCCTTCCTCTTCCATGACTCGGAAGAGCTCAGCTGCTCCTTCgccttcttcagctcatcctgCAGCTGTGCCAGCTGAGGCTCCAATTCAGACACTCTGCTCGGTGCTCTCTTTTTCTAAGACGCGACAAAAATGGATCATAAGTAACATTAAGAAAAGGACAACAATAGATCTATGTCAATAGTTTATGCAAAAGGATGTAAAGGTCAGCTAGCATGTAATGACAAAGGTTGCAACTAACTGCACCTAAAGATATCATTACAATCATCAGTGGCTGATTACCACTCACCAGCAAAGATAATTAGATAAATAAAGGCATATTACTACTTGCAGATTAAAATCTAAATACTTGCATCTTTTCATCAATCTTAACATGTCCTTCAATGAAATTTGATTCTCCATTCGACATGTTACCTCTATTGCTGGGCTTCGTGGAGATCGGCCAACAACTTTAGGACTTTTATCCTtaggtgttttgttttttggagAGGAAAACGAATCGGGATCTGATCCCGAAGTTTTGAGCTTCCGGGCTGTACGAGGCATGGCAGGAGAAGGTTTTGGAGTGACATCGAGAGAACCAGGTCTGCACTCAAACAGCACAACAATACCATCAAAGATGATGCTCTCAAATATAAGAATCAACCTCATCAAGCACAAGACGAACCACAGTTCATTACAAAACATGCAAAATGAGAAGAATATTAAAATCTACAGCAATGCTTTCACCACATCATATCCAACTTCATTGATGGATACTTGTGTCTAATAGTGCAAGCATCGAACGATGAAACTAGCGAAAAAGCATTCATAACATAGGATTCAATTACCTTGATTTAGTGGTCTGCATATTGTATTATCTCAGCAGCGAAGAAGACAAAGCTAACTAAGGCTTGCCTGACTCAAGACTCTGCAATCTTTTTCAGAAAATGCAAATATGTAAGGATATATAAAAAT
This genomic interval from Salvia splendens isolate huo1 chromosome 13, SspV2, whole genome shotgun sequence contains the following:
- the LOC121761214 gene encoding interactor of constitutive active ROPs 2, chloroplastic-like, which translates into the protein MQTTKSRPGSLDVTPKPSPAMPRTARKLKTSGSDPDSFSSPKNKTPKDKSPKVVGRSPRSPAIEKKRAPSRVSELEPQLAQLQDELKKAKEQLSSSESWKRKAQQEAEEAKKQLAAMSAKLEETQNQLKELSDSEEARLQELRKVSQDRDRVWQSELEAVQKQHSMDSAALASALNEIQKLKLQLDRVTESQTSHARHADSAHAEIQSLRIELTETLELVKNLKNQLNDSRESEAQAMEEVGKAQMLLEVVKTTEEALRLEHGNVRESYSSLLAELDQSKNKANTLEELASKLRADLAKSESDAKSLCGDKHEQAEMLEHEVDSLKRESAELRDALEAAEKRYQDQYLQSTLQIRDAYELVKHSKSESLKKESELVEKLKESQVDIEELKEKLIEKEQALQSVPLDNNSLNLDVNEKNVGIELNKSESGLEDLKASLSEMETQLQSITEENKMLKSEILKREVEKNKANDGALASTEAARAAEQEAMMKLGHLTEEADKSCRRTTRVTEELDAAQAANSEMEAELRRLKVQSDQWRKAAEAAAAILSNGNNSGKYIERIGSLDYHTIGGKLGLPYSEDTDDESPKKKNGNMLKKIGVLLKKGQK